The following are encoded in a window of Gallaecimonas xiamenensis 3-C-1 genomic DNA:
- a CDS encoding alpha/beta hydrolase family esterase, with amino-acid sequence MITKKDILLALALWLGLGAVAYAGSWSKNQSLGGFNKVHIYTPDSQSSIGDGRGLLLVLHGCTQAIDAYLTANLEDAAEEFGLVIAVPDAMNKAGFSCWSYWSGTKSRSSGDYKNLINLAQALVADTSRHIDANQVYIAGLSSGASFANTTACLAPDVFAGMGISAGPSIGTSSSGALGPCESADVASRCSQYAGSYQSYLGSQIASIAQGDSDSTVNLCYNSQNAEGMAALYGVSPLPGSTLISEGSGHSAEQSLWRDGRVSMLWFNNVDHAWSGGEGASGSYINGASINYARYLGRYFMENNKRVSRNQGPVLSNVALGVNGDRILVTGKAVDAEGSVAAVSARFVASNGSEQSASATVAADGSFSLQSPALANDLYQVAVLATDDEGLDGNLYQGSARVGPAPPASAPVLSNLNVAVSGQCALVTGTVVDVNEDLSAVTLAFAGATQNADISASQFSGQRCNLPGGSNSVTVTATDAGGLSTSQVLDFAIDAGQTATLDGHISAGRLDYTNYANCYLEYGTASFTLREVTSGEQCRWQDDDASCQGPVQACSGSSTPPPDEGDGDCQTFTTNNYSQKVAGRAYSTGNPLAPDYFATGSDQPMAGSTWGVNTLHSDDGQSWYLGSCD; translated from the coding sequence ATGATAACGAAGAAGGATATCCTACTGGCTCTGGCCTTATGGCTGGGGCTGGGCGCCGTGGCCTATGCCGGCAGCTGGAGTAAAAACCAAAGCCTGGGGGGCTTTAACAAGGTGCATATCTATACCCCGGACAGCCAGTCGAGCATCGGCGACGGCCGTGGCCTGCTGCTGGTATTGCATGGCTGCACCCAGGCCATCGACGCTTATCTGACCGCCAACCTTGAAGACGCCGCCGAGGAGTTTGGCCTGGTGATCGCCGTGCCGGACGCAATGAACAAGGCCGGCTTTAGCTGCTGGTCTTACTGGAGCGGCACCAAATCCCGCAGCAGCGGCGACTATAAAAACCTCATAAACCTGGCCCAGGCCCTGGTGGCGGATACCAGCCGCCATATCGATGCCAACCAGGTTTATATCGCCGGGCTGTCGTCTGGGGCCAGCTTTGCCAATACCACCGCCTGCCTGGCGCCAGACGTTTTTGCCGGCATGGGCATCAGCGCCGGGCCCAGCATCGGCACCAGCTCCAGCGGCGCCCTTGGCCCCTGTGAAAGCGCCGATGTGGCCAGCCGCTGTAGCCAATACGCCGGCAGCTACCAAAGCTATCTTGGCAGCCAAATCGCCTCCATCGCCCAAGGGGATAGCGATAGCACCGTCAACCTCTGTTACAACAGCCAAAACGCCGAGGGCATGGCGGCCCTTTATGGGGTCAGCCCCTTGCCGGGCAGCACCCTTATCAGCGAAGGCAGCGGCCACAGCGCCGAACAAAGCCTGTGGCGAGACGGGCGGGTATCCATGCTGTGGTTCAACAATGTCGACCACGCTTGGTCTGGCGGCGAGGGTGCCAGCGGCAGTTACATCAACGGCGCCAGCATCAACTACGCCCGCTATCTTGGCCGCTACTTTATGGAGAACAACAAAAGGGTCAGCCGCAACCAGGGGCCGGTGCTGAGTAACGTGGCGCTGGGGGTCAATGGTGATCGCATCCTGGTCACCGGCAAGGCGGTGGATGCTGAGGGCAGCGTGGCGGCCGTCAGCGCCCGCTTTGTGGCCAGCAATGGCAGCGAGCAATCTGCTAGTGCCACGGTAGCGGCCGATGGCAGCTTTAGCCTGCAAAGCCCGGCCCTTGCCAATGACCTTTACCAGGTGGCGGTGCTCGCCACCGACGACGAAGGCCTGGACGGCAACCTCTACCAAGGCAGCGCCAGGGTAGGGCCGGCGCCACCGGCCAGCGCCCCGGTGCTGTCCAACCTCAATGTGGCGGTAAGCGGCCAATGCGCCCTGGTGACCGGTACCGTGGTGGATGTGAATGAGGATTTGAGCGCCGTTACCCTGGCCTTTGCTGGCGCCACCCAAAATGCTGATATCAGCGCCAGCCAATTTAGCGGCCAGCGCTGCAACCTGCCGGGAGGCAGCAACAGCGTTACCGTCACCGCCACCGACGCCGGGGGCTTGAGTACCAGCCAGGTACTGGATTTTGCAATCGACGCCGGCCAAACCGCTACCCTTGACGGCCACATCAGCGCCGGGCGCCTCGACTACACCAATTACGCCAATTGTTACCTCGAATACGGCACGGCGAGCTTTACCCTGCGTGAGGTGACCAGCGGCGAGCAGTGCCGCTGGCAGGACGATGACGCCAGTTGCCAGGGGCCGGTGCAGGCCTGCTCTGGCAGCAGCACGCCGCCCCCAGATGAAGGGGACGGCGATTGCCAAACCTTTACCACCAATAACTACAGCCAGAAGGTGGCGGGCCGCGCCTACAGCACCGGCAACCCCCTGGCGCCGGACTACTTTGCCACCGGCAGCGACCAGCCCATGGCCGGCTCTACCTGGGGGGTAAACACCCTGCATTCAGACGACGGCCAGAGCTGGTACCTGGGCAGCTGCGACTAA